A portion of the Bacteroidia bacterium genome contains these proteins:
- a CDS encoding serine hydrolase, producing the protein MKKLLLLVFAILFRFESNGQNLYFPPLSGNQWDTLSPESLGWCTNFLDSLDNLLLERNSKAFILLKHGKIVHEKYFGTFTKDSLWYWASAGKSLTSMLVGIAQQEGYLSINDLSSEYLGQGWTSAPLAKENLITVRHQLSMTTGLDDGVPNSDCTSDSCLVYLADAGSRWAYHNAPYTLLDGVIQSATGLNLNSFLQTRVKVKTGMSGLYVQNGYNNVYFSNARSMARYGLLALGKGVWNGDSVLKDMNYFTEMTNTSQAINPSYGYLWWLNGKSGFMVPQSQINFTGSIIPNGPTDLFCALGKNDQKIHVVPSQDLVWIRMGNAATPNQLVPLILDNEVWGILNQLMCTSSVEEKNKLNKGVLLTTTHITLQQPDQSGNELRISDLSGRVFLKQKLVANQAFSLEQLPSGMWILSIEGGSNPWVQKWVKE; encoded by the coding sequence TTGAAAAAACTACTACTCCTGGTTTTCGCCATCCTGTTCCGATTCGAATCGAATGGTCAGAATTTATACTTCCCACCCTTAAGTGGTAACCAATGGGATACCCTCTCGCCGGAAAGTTTAGGCTGGTGCACCAATTTCCTCGATAGTCTGGACAACCTTTTATTAGAACGAAATTCCAAAGCCTTTATATTGCTGAAACATGGCAAAATAGTACATGAAAAGTATTTTGGAACGTTTACAAAGGATAGTTTATGGTATTGGGCTTCAGCAGGGAAAAGTCTGACTTCCATGTTGGTTGGAATCGCCCAGCAGGAAGGCTATTTATCCATCAACGATTTAAGCTCGGAGTACCTTGGGCAAGGGTGGACCTCAGCACCATTAGCCAAAGAAAATTTAATTACAGTCCGCCACCAGCTTAGCATGACTACCGGCCTGGACGATGGAGTACCCAATTCCGACTGCACAAGCGATTCTTGCTTGGTTTATCTGGCCGATGCCGGCAGCAGATGGGCCTATCACAATGCACCTTATACCTTGCTCGATGGAGTAATTCAGAGTGCTACCGGACTTAATCTCAATTCCTTTTTACAAACCAGGGTAAAAGTTAAAACCGGAATGAGCGGTTTGTATGTTCAAAACGGATATAACAATGTATACTTTTCCAATGCCCGATCCATGGCGCGCTATGGATTACTTGCACTTGGAAAAGGTGTTTGGAATGGTGATTCGGTTTTAAAAGACATGAATTACTTTACCGAAATGACCAACACTTCACAAGCCATCAATCCTTCCTATGGCTATTTGTGGTGGTTAAATGGCAAGTCAGGCTTTATGGTTCCCCAGTCACAAATAAATTTCACCGGATCAATAATTCCTAATGGGCCAACCGATTTGTTTTGTGCTTTAGGGAAAAATGATCAAAAAATTCATGTAGTTCCAAGCCAGGATTTGGTTTGGATTCGAATGGGCAATGCAGCAACACCCAACCAATTAGTTCCTTTGATTTTAGATAATGAAGTGTGGGGCATACTTAATCAATTGATGTGCACTAGCTCTGTTGAGGAGAAAAACAAGCTAAACAAGGGAGTTTTACTTACAACAACTCATATTACACTGCAACAACCCGATCAGTCAGGCAACGAATTGCGAATCAGTGATTTAAGCGGCAGGGTTTTTCTGAAGCAAAAATTGGTAGCAAACCAAGCTTTTTCATTGGAACAACTGCCATCCGGAATGTGGATACTTAGCATAGAAGGCGGGTCCAATCCTTGGGTTCAGAAATGGGTGAAAGAGTAA
- a CDS encoding Crp/Fnr family transcriptional regulator, which yields MVDFQNFVSTRFSFLTEQDLQQVAEILELKQLKAGEVFIREGDLTYKLALVLEGLLRNFHFTENGDEKTVLFSWEGEIVGGYNCIFHNQPAKENVEALEPTTMVVINYHDFTKLTQKNPRLLQAHLTFLEQAFVEAIKRIDDFTLNSPEERYIRLLKEKPFLLQRVPQKHLASFLGITHISLSRIRKRISTKK from the coding sequence ATGGTTGACTTCCAAAATTTTGTATCCACCCGTTTTTCCTTTTTAACCGAACAGGATTTGCAGCAAGTGGCTGAAATTCTTGAATTGAAGCAACTGAAAGCGGGTGAAGTATTTATTAGGGAAGGCGATTTAACCTATAAACTAGCCTTAGTTCTGGAAGGTTTATTAAGGAATTTCCACTTTACCGAAAACGGTGATGAGAAAACAGTTTTGTTTTCCTGGGAAGGTGAGATTGTAGGAGGTTACAATTGTATTTTTCATAACCAACCTGCCAAAGAAAATGTAGAAGCATTGGAACCTACAACCATGGTTGTGATCAACTACCATGATTTTACCAAATTAACCCAGAAAAATCCAAGGTTACTGCAGGCTCATCTAACCTTTTTAGAACAAGCCTTTGTGGAAGCCATCAAACGTATCGACGATTTCACCTTGAATAGTCCGGAGGAACGCTACATTCGCTTACTAAAGGAAAAACCATTTTTGTTGCAACGAGTTCCACAGAAACACCTCGCTTCCTTCCTGGGAATTACCCACATCTCCTTATCTCGAATTCGCAAACGCATCAGCACCAAAAAATAG